In a genomic window of Telopea speciosissima isolate NSW1024214 ecotype Mountain lineage chromosome 5, Tspe_v1, whole genome shotgun sequence:
- the LOC122660982 gene encoding GDP-fucose transporter 1-like: MASTRLVAPTQSYATSSLVVGYALCSSLLAVINKYAITKFNFPGLLTALQYLTSVLGVWVLGKLGFLYHDPFSKETAKKFLPAAIVFYLAIFTNTNLLRHANVDTFVVFRSLTPLLVAIADTTFRKQPCPSKLTFVSLLIILGGAVGYVATDSAFTLTAYSWAFVYLVTITTEMVYIKHMVTNLGLNTWGFVFYNNLLSLMMAPIFWILTGEYIDVFSAVRSNSGNWVESGAFAAVSLSCVFGLLISFFGFAARKAISATAFTVTGVVNKFLTVAINALIWDKHASPFGLLCLIFTIVGGVLYQQSVAGGGISSVKYSSSAFKQMDGDGDGDDGNDSEDKKNGKIVTGKISPV; the protein is encoded by the coding sequence ATGGCTTCCACTAGATTAGTTGCTCCAACTCAATCCTACGCTACTAGTAGTCTCGTTGTGGGATACGCTCTCTGTTCAAGCTTACTTGCAGTCATTAACAAATACGCCATTACCAAATTCAATTTCCCTGGCTTACTCACTGCACTACAGTACTTGACTTCAGTCTTAGGAGTTTGGGTTCttgggaaattagggtttctctacCATGATCCATTCTCAAAGGAGACGGCGAAGAAATTTCTTCCTGCTGCCATTGTTTTCTACCTCGCGATCTTCACCAACACGAATCTACTCCGTCACGCCAATGTCGATACCTTCGTAGTTTTTAGATCCCTAACACCTCTTTTGGTGGCCATTGCGGACACCACATTTAGGAAACAACCATGCCCTTCTAAGCTCACATTTGTGTCTCTGTTGATCATATTGGGTGGTGCTGTTGGGTATGTGGCCACAGATTCGGCATTCACTCTCACTGCTTATTCATGGGCATTTGTTTATTTGGTGACAATTACTACGGAGATGGTTTACATCAAACACATGGTGACAAATCTGGGATTGAATACTTGGGGTTTCGTGTTTTATAATAATTTGTTGTCTTTGATGATGGCACCGATCTTCTGGATCTTGACTGGAGAGTATATTGATGTGTTCTCTGCTGTGAGATCAAATTCTGGGAATTGGGTTGAATCAGGGGCATTTGCTGCAGTATCATTGTCCTGCGTCTTTGGATTGCTTATTAGTTTCTTCGGATTTGCAGCAAGGAAGGCAATCTCAGCTACAGCATTTACAGTAACTGGTGTAGTTAATAAGTTTCTAACAGTAGCAATCAATGCCTTGATTTGGGATAAACATGCTAGTCCCTTTGGCTTACTTTGCTTGATTTTCACTATTGTTGGGGGAGTTCTTTATCAGCAATCTGTTGCTGGAGGTGGTATCTCTTCAGTAAAGTACAGTTCTTCTGCATTTAAGCAGatggatggtgatggtgatggtgatgatggcaATGATTCTGAAGataagaaaaatggaaaaattgtAACTGGTAAAATTTCCCCTGTATGA